The window GCTTGCACCGGATGCAGCTTCAGCGATCGCCCGGCAAAGGCCGGGAGCGCAATGCGGCGCGAGAACTTGTGGGCGTTGATCAGCACCACAACCGCCTCGCGCTCGGGATCGCGATCGGGCTCGGGGGCATCGCTGATCGACATGGCAATCAGCGCGTCTCGCTGCCGGGAGCCGGTGTTGTGAAACCGGACGCGCTTTTGAATCGCCTCGGCGGTGCGCAGGCGAAACAGCGGCGAACTCTGGCGGATGCGCAGCACGTCCTGCAGGTGCTCGACGCTGGCTCGGACATCGCCGCTATCGGGATCCAGGGCCGGATCGGCCAGCAGCGGGGCCGCAATGTCCCAGCGATCGCGATTGTTCCAGGCAGGGGGCAAGCCGCTGCCGAACTGGTTGCCCTCGTAGCGAAAGTTGAGGCGGTTGAACCAATCCCCGGAGTCGTAGCTGTTGCGATCGAGCGATTTGGACCGCAGCATGTCGGCGCCCAAGTGGAAAAACGGTACCCCCTGGGCAAAGGCCACCAGATCCAGCCCCAAGTTCTGGGCGCGCACGCGCTCGGCCATGGAAGTCACGGCCGTGTCGTTGTGGCCGCGCGGCAGTTTGAAGGCGTTGAGATCGAATAGCGTCTCGTTGTCGTGCTTGGAGACGTAGTTGACGGTCTCTTGTGGGTCGCGGGCATAGCCCACCCCATCCAGCGCCAGGCCGGTGACGGTGCGATCGCGGCGATCCGTGATGGCGTGGTCCTGCAGGCTGCCGGCTAGGGCGATCCGCAGCCGGTCCGTCAGATCCTGCAGGTCGCTGCGAAAGCGATCGGGGTAGTAGTGGCCGTTCCAGTCGTAGGAGCGGCCGTTGATAAAGCCCTGGCGGCGGGTATCGCCAGAGCCGCCGTGGGCGGCATCGCGGAGCTTGTCATCAAAGGTCCCAATGCCCGTGCCGGCGACGTTGTACTGGTTGGCGTGCTCGAGCCCTTTGGCCTGGGCCGAGCCAAAATCCCAACCTTCGCCGTAGAGGTAGATATCGCTACCGTCAACCCCATCCTGGGCAGGCGTTAGCGCCTGCAGCGCCTGCCGGGCCGCCACCACGTCGTCCACGGTATGCAGGTTCATTAAATCGAAGCGGAACCCATCTACCTTGTAGGCTTTAGCCCAGCGCACCAGCGTGTCCACCATGAGCTTGCGCATCATGTCGAACTCGGTGGCTGTATCGGGGCAGCAGCTGCTGGTGTGGCGTTCGCCGCGATCGGTGGCGCGGTAGTAATAGCCCGGCACGATCTTGTCGAGCACAGACTCGGGGTACTGCTTGTGAGCGAAGGTGTGGTTGTAGACCACATCCATCACCGTGCGTAGCCCGTTCTGGCTCAGCACCTGCACCATCCGGCGGAACTCGCGAATGCGGGCGGCGCCGTTGGCATCGGTGGCGTAGCTACCTTCGGGAACGCCGTAGTGGTAGGGATCGTAGCCCCAGTTGAAGCTGTCGTTATATCGAATGACCGCCATCTGCGCTTGCTGCTGTTCGGAGTCGCGCGGGAAGCGAGCGAGCTGCGCGTAGTTGGGGTCGGTGCGCGCGCTGGGGTCCTCGTTGACCGAGCTAAAGTCGGCCGCCGGCATCAGGTGCAGGTGGGTCAAGCCCGCCTGGGACAGGTTCTGCAGGTGCCGCATGCCGTTTGAGGGGCCAGGGCGGCCGTTTCGGCCGTCGTAGCCAAAGGCGACGAACTTGCCGCGGTGCTCGGGGGCCACAGTGGGATCGTCGCGGCTAAAATCACGCACGTGCGCCTCGTAGACGGCCATGTCCTCAGGCGCTTCCAGCGCTGGTTTCACCAGCGCATCCCAGCCGTCAGGTTTGAGGCGCGGATCGCCGTAGAGATCGACGATCTGGCTGCGCTGGCTGTTTTGCGACAGGTTGGCCGCGTAGGGATCGGTGACGAAGTTGCGCTCGATGCGGCCGGTACTGGGGACATAAACCTCGACCTCGTAGAGGTAGTACTGCCGGTCCCAGTCGGGCTCGCCGGTGAGCTGCCAGACCCCAGTGCTGGGGTCGTAGTCCATGGGGGTCTCGATGGCGCGATTGGCCTGCGGCCCGCGAAAGCGGTGCAGCGTCACCGAACGCGCGGTGGGGGCCCAGAGCCGCAGCGTGGGGACATCGCCGTTGTAGCTGACCCCGAGCTGACCGCGATAGCCGAACAGGTCATCAATGACGCCTTGGGTTTGCAAGCCGGTGGTATCGACGAGCTCGCCGCTGCGGTTGTAGGCGGCAATGGCCAGCTCGCCCTGCAGCATGCGCGGCACGATCGCCAGCACGGACTGGGTCAGGTGCCACGCGTCGTAGCCGTCTGCGTTGGGGAATTTGGGGTAGCGATCGCCGTCAATGGGGCCGTTGAGATTGAGCGGAATGCCCGAGCCACTTTTGACCGGTACGTCCAGATCGCCGCCGCGGTCGTAGTGCAGCTCGTAGATGCAGCCCTGGCTGTTGTTCCAGGCCAGCACAGCCTCCTCCAGCCAAAAGGCGCGCCGATCGCTGGGGCCCTCGGGGAACGGCGTGACTTTAACGTAGCCGTTGCCTTGCTGCTGCCAGCTGCGCTGGCCGGTGGTGCGATCGTGGCAGCTGGTGGTGAATTCGTAGAGTCCGGTTCCTAGCGACAGCCGGGCAACGTACTCGTCGTTGTTGCCAATGTCGCCGTCGTAGTGCATGGTGGTTTGGCGGCGCGCTGCCCAGAGGCCGCCAAAGCGCTCCACTGGACTCCAGTGGACGGTACAGCTGACGTTGTTGCCGCGGCCCACCGGTTCGGTTGCGCCAGGCCGAAAGAATTGCGTATGGACGACCAGCTCGCTGCCATCGGCAATTTCGACCTGGCTGTTGCCGGCTGGGGACATGTTGCCCACCCAAAGTTGGGACTGCAGCGGCGCAGCCGCGGCAGGGCCCGCCAGGAGCAGCGGGGCCATCAAGCAAGTTAAACCCCCCAAGATGGGGGCCAAAAAAACCATTAAAAGCGAGCGTTGCATGCGTAGCTGGGATCGTTGCTGCCTCGGCGGCGATAGCAGCCAATCCTACCAGCCGTGGGGTGGGACGCTAGCGAGCGGCGGGCAAAAACTGCTTCAGGACGGCGCGCGGGGAGCGGTCCCAGGTATCGATGTGGGCGTAGATGCGCCCGTGCCGGTCGAGCTTGTAGCTGGAGCGACCGCTAAAGCAAACTTGAGCCGGCCAGGGCAAGCGCGGCGTCCCGCGTACCGTCCAGCTGGCTTGGATGAGCTGCGGCGCCTCGACCCAGATGGCGTGGAGCTCAAAGGCGATCGCGCGGAAAAACAGCCGCGCGTGAAAGCGCAGCGTCCAGAAGATGAGGCGGTAGTTGAACTTGTACTGAAACGTATTGACCGGATCCTGGAACCAGATGTTCCAGGTGTAGAGCTCGTAGCTGATATCGCGCTGGAACAGGTAGGGCAGCTCGCGCCCCAGGGTGGCGATCACGCGCTCGCGTCGGGCATCGAGCGCCGCCCGTTCGGTTGGGGAGGCCTGGGCGCTCATGATCCCGAAGCAGCACCCTGGCTGCTGGCCGCGAGCGCCACCGGCTCGCCCGGTTGGGGCTCGAGCACCTGAGTGGAGAACCCTTGCTGCGCCAGCCACGACCGAAGTGCCTCCAAGCTGCTGCGAGTGCGCAGCAGGGCGGCGATCG of the Cyanobacteria bacterium QS_8_64_29 genome contains:
- a CDS encoding DUF3372 domain-containing protein produces the protein MQRSLLMVFLAPILGGLTCLMAPLLLAGPAAAAPLQSQLWVGNMSPAGNSQVEIADGSELVVHTQFFRPGATEPVGRGNNVSCTVHWSPVERFGGLWAARRQTTMHYDGDIGNNDEYVARLSLGTGLYEFTTSCHDRTTGQRSWQQQGNGYVKVTPFPEGPSDRRAFWLEEAVLAWNNSQGCIYELHYDRGGDLDVPVKSGSGIPLNLNGPIDGDRYPKFPNADGYDAWHLTQSVLAIVPRMLQGELAIAAYNRSGELVDTTGLQTQGVIDDLFGYRGQLGVSYNGDVPTLRLWAPTARSVTLHRFRGPQANRAIETPMDYDPSTGVWQLTGEPDWDRQYYLYEVEVYVPSTGRIERNFVTDPYAANLSQNSQRSQIVDLYGDPRLKPDGWDALVKPALEAPEDMAVYEAHVRDFSRDDPTVAPEHRGKFVAFGYDGRNGRPGPSNGMRHLQNLSQAGLTHLHLMPAADFSSVNEDPSARTDPNYAQLARFPRDSEQQQAQMAVIRYNDSFNWGYDPYHYGVPEGSYATDANGAARIREFRRMVQVLSQNGLRTVMDVVYNHTFAHKQYPESVLDKIVPGYYYRATDRGERHTSSCCPDTATEFDMMRKLMVDTLVRWAKAYKVDGFRFDLMNLHTVDDVVAARQALQALTPAQDGVDGSDIYLYGEGWDFGSAQAKGLEHANQYNVAGTGIGTFDDKLRDAAHGGSGDTRRQGFINGRSYDWNGHYYPDRFRSDLQDLTDRLRIALAGSLQDHAITDRRDRTVTGLALDGVGYARDPQETVNYVSKHDNETLFDLNAFKLPRGHNDTAVTSMAERVRAQNLGLDLVAFAQGVPFFHLGADMLRSKSLDRNSYDSGDWFNRLNFRYEGNQFGSGLPPAWNNRDRWDIAAPLLADPALDPDSGDVRASVEHLQDVLRIRQSSPLFRLRTAEAIQKRVRFHNTGSRQRDALIAMSISDAPEPDRDPEREAVVVLINAHKFSRRIALPAFAGRSLKLHPVQAQAEGDLVAQARFESEGGTFEIPSRTTAVFVAPQ